A genomic region of Miscanthus floridulus cultivar M001 chromosome 3, ASM1932011v1, whole genome shotgun sequence contains the following coding sequences:
- the LOC136543400 gene encoding uncharacterized protein: protein MAYLLAPPNNEAAVLPTDDDGGELRPPTKLLGCLRTVGRPTSKTNPLLVAAFYSAADISRVDVKLLDVASGATVARLDRQGNGHFGVTGGLLCLVGTGGMAAVSVLDPATGDVTSIPAYANGNKTSSAYVFGHVPATGEHKVLRVYTAGHGETKQSCEILTLGGGGGGKQRWRTAPSPPVRVGTAPSRHWAVTRGGVAHFLIPQRAEYDVIASFDMATEEWRPALLQCPLSSDKRNCCSDSLSLVELNGCLVFVYHDYLSFSLDMWVLTDLDRGTWLRVESLPLRKVLRGGETMAKPLMVLDDGRIAFWVRGPNSVLRVYNPRTGSCEEVVNFGKLCSVVGLYRGSLLGVK, encoded by the coding sequence ATGGCATATCTGCTAGCACCGCCCAACAACGAGGCCGCCGTCCTCCCCACGGATGACGACGGCGGGGAGCTGCGGCCGCCTACCAAGCTACTCGGCTGCCTACGCACCGTCGGGCGGCCAACCAGCAAGACGAATCCGCTCCTCGTCGCGGCCTTCTACAGCGCCGCCGACATCTCCCGCGTCGACGTCAAGCTCCTGGACGTGGCGTCTGGCGCGACGGTCGCCCGGCTGGACCGCCAGGGCAACGGCCACTTCGGCGTGACCGGGGGCCTCCTCTGCCTCGTCGGCACCGGCGGCATGGCGGCCGTCAGCGTGCTCGACCCGGCCACCGGCGACGTCACCAGCATCCCGGCGTACGCGAACGGCAACAAGACCTCGTCGGCGTACGTGTTCGGCCACGTCCCCGCGACGGGGGAACACAAGGTCCTCCGGGTCTACACCGCCGGCCACGGCGAGACCAAGCAGTCATGCGAGATCCTcaccctcggcggcggcggcggcggcaagcagCGCTGGAGGACGGCGCCGAGCCCTCCGGTGCGCGTCGGCACGGCGCCCTCCCGGCACTGGGCGGTCACCCGAGGAGGAGTCGCCCACTTCTTGATCCCTCAGAGGGCCGAGTACGACGTCATCGCCTCGTTCGACATGGCGACGGAGGAGTGGCGGCCGGCGCTCCTCCAGTGCCCGCTCTCCTCCGACAAGCGCAACTGCTGCAGCGACAGCCTGAGCCTGGTGGAGCTCAACGGATGCCTGGTGTTTGTGTACCATGACTACCTGTCCTTCTCCTTGGACATGTGGGTGCTCACGGACCTGGACAGGGGGACATGGCTGAGGGTGGAGTCTCTTCCTCTACGGAAGGTTCTCCGTGGCGGAGAAACCATGGCGAAGCCACTGATGGTGCTGGATGATGGACGCATTGCGTTCTGGGTGCGAGGACCGAACAGCGTGCTGCGAGTGTATAATCCACGGACCGGCAGTTGTGAGGAGGTGGTGAATTTCGGAAAGTTGTGTAGCGTCGTTGGGTTGTACAGGGGAAGCCTCTTGGGGGTCAAGTAG